The window AGCCTCTGGAAGTCAGAGGGAGCTTGAAAGCAGCAAGTTTTCTGAGCTCACTGCATTTTGCTGCCCCTGTTCATCCTGTGCACGTCCCAGCAGTTCCAAACTCTGTGTCCAACCAGTTATTGTCCTGCTCTTGAATTTCTTATACACTAATAAATCCCagtggcttcccagcccacactGACATGAAATGGCAGCGAGACAGGGATCTTGCATGTTGCTCACACATACTAGAAAATGCAGCTTTCCCTTCATGGGTTAATTTTTAACTCCAGGAATGAGCAGcagatttcttttttgtttatcaaaagaattcaaagttttttttatttttttcttctcattttttaAGGAGAAGAATACTCTCTGAGAATGCTTTTTTTGAActtttgcctttctctcagaAATAAATAATGCAAAACTCAACTTGTGGAAATGAGATTTATATATAGATAAGTAAAGAAATTGCATACtgacttgctttttaaaaatctttcaagATGACCAAGTCATAAAGGCAAAGCTGGTCAATACTGCCGAATTTCTCCTGAGAATAACTGCATTGCACAAAGTGGTTTAGGTGCTGATTTTAAAAATAGTTGAAATGCCCCCAAATCATATAATATTTCATGCTTTTAAAATCGCTTTAAGAGCATATTCTGATGAATATTGTGTCATATTCATGCATATCTATATATCCGTGTgtcaaaaaatatttaaatattttttcaaaacTGAAAAAATTTCTATTTGTCCATCAATTTGTCCCCATCCATTTCAGGTTCCTTAAGGCGTAGACAGGTAGTAATGAAGAGAGAAATCTCAGAGTTGTTCTGTTATGAAGCTCATGGAAGAGGAGAAATGGGCTTTAAATAGTTAGGTGGTCAAATGTATCATAGATGTGTTGAAAATAATTACAAGTGTCATGAAGAGGTGTTTCAGgagtttgattttcttttttttttttttttgaatttgtTAAAAATAATTCTTGTTTTAGGAAGTTTGACTTCATGAATTTTCCACACTCAATTCATACCCAAGGAGTAAGTTGTTACTATATTGCAGTCTGTAAACAATTTTGTAACTTTAGAAATTTACATTTAGCCACTGGGCAATAATGGGTGCAAAGGACTGTAAATCACAAGGAAAGGTGATTCCACTGATTACAATATTTAGAGAGCAGGTGAATTTCTCTTCCAGAGTATTCCCTCTTCACTGGAGCCCAGAGCATTTCTGTGCTGTGTAAACCAGTCCAAACACTGGGGCATCAGTTAAGGTCTTGTGTATCTGGCAAGGAGATCTGGATGTAAGTAAAACTGAAATTTATTCTTTATCCCTGTCTTTATCTCATACTCTCCATGCTGCAATGAGGAAAAACCTGAACACTTTTTTTTGCAACAAACAAATTTTAATATTTCCTTCTGTGACAAATTGACTGGGAAGGCTTTTTCGTTTCATCTTGCCGCTGATTCTGCAAGCTGTATTCAACGTCATACTTGATAGAAAAAAAATGAGAGTGAAGCCAAGGATTTTGGAAAATATGATAGAACCCATTTTGCTGAGGCTTAAATTTTGATGCAGGATTTAGCAACCCAACAGAAACAGCTCAGGCCTAACAACAGGGCAGTTCTTTGGATTCATCAGTAATCATGTTTGTCCAGCACAGATATTCTTATGCTTTTtgactttttattttcatttgaagTCTTCCCTGCCATTGCTGTGCATTCTGAATATGAATTTGACATGTTGTACACAAAGAAGTGCACTGTTTACCTTGCTGACAGCTGGTGACAGAAGCAAGAACCAACACAGGACAGAATTTTTAAACAGCCATGGCACTGCATGGCTTCAGTCCACAGTGTGCTTTTGTGTGTTCTCCTTTTAGTGTTGAGGCAAACCACAGCTACAGGTAAATTTTCTGCTGTAAGATTTTGTTTActggcaatttttttttgtttttttttttttttttttttttttgtttactggCAAAACACCTGCTCCCTTCAAGGAGAACAGGGCTGAGCAGTAACCCCCCCAATAAATTAGCCATCACAAGTGTCTTAAAACTGTGCCAGGAGAGGAAGGATGCTGTCTGGTTATGGGTGGCTGGAAACTGGGAGATGGGAGGTCAGTTTGCTGCTCTTCAGGATTTTGGATTGGTCCAAAATGTGTCTGTGCCTCAGTGTCCCATGTGTGGGCAGGGTGAAGGAACTGCCTCtcctcactgctctgctgaaACTCAGACCTGGACTGCAGTGGCTACTTTGATAAGAAGCACCATTTATTACTTCATGGAGCTTTGGGAATTTTTCAGGACTATAAAGTACCTATTCCTATGGTAGCATTTCAATAAATGTGAATTtacaagggaaaataaaaaaacctcTTGAAAATATTTCAGTATGTTCTAGGAAGCCTTTCCAATAACAGCCTCTACACTTTTTTACAGAGATTTACAGAATTTATATCAATAAACTGTCTCACTTCCCAGGCAACAGATCTCACTTTCCAAGGAAATGAACTTTTCTTACATCTTTGAACTATGGAAAGGACTAGCTCTGCATGACTACAAAAATCCATGTTATCTTTGGTGTTCACAGCTTGATTCAACTGAATTGTAATGGCTGTGTCTGTGAAACTTGCTCAAAATTTATGAGTATTTCAGCTGTAAGTGGGAAAATTAATTTTCTGAAGCTGCAACATTGAGAGCAAATTTAAAGCTGAGTCTAGGGATTAAATCAAGAGaataagaaataattaaaattttataCTATGCAATCAGAAGGAAAATCTCCAAGACCTGTTACTTAAAACTACATGCTGATGGTAGAATTTTACATATGACTGAAAAGGGGGATTTAAAATGTTCTGGATCATTACCAAATCCCTATGTTTTTACTCTGAGCCATAGGGTGATTCTagaaataaagcttatgagtacATAGAATAGTTCCTTTCATGTTAGTGGCTATAGCTTAGCTGAAGTTGTATGTGTGTTTTCCTTGGCAACTTTGCACATGAAATAAAATATGTCTTAAAATCTGTCTTGCTACTTATTGGTTGTTCCTGCTGTCTCCTCCTCTTTAGATccagtttttgtggtttttaatataatttatgcAGGCCTAAGTTTCGTGCTGTCAGTCtgaagcagaaggaagaggaaaaTGCAGCTTTTGACAGGGCTGCTTTTGTATAATTTGTCATGCaagaaatttggaataaaaagttCCTTTGCTACTACTTTGTAGtttcagaggaagaaagaggctGGAAAGGATCTTCCAAAAATAGAGGATAAATGAAATTCCTAGTGTAAGTATCACTAATAAGGTTCTAGACCCGTGGCCTAATTATGATATAATTTTTTAagtgtatatatgtatttatatattttatatacatgcTGTGACTGTGAGTACTTAAACTGCCTCAGGCGGTTGTTCTGGCTTTTCTCAAGATACACCAAAATCTGAGGCTGTTTCACAAATGTTGACAAGTTTTCACAAATGAGGACAACTTTCCCAGAGTTAGGTGCTTCTCAATTTCCCTACCTCCCCTTGAGATATTAGCTCTGAATTTTCAGAGCAGGTGAATCCAAAATGCAGCAGACGCTGCTGAAAGCAGAAAAATCATTTCATGATGGCTTACTGCTTTTGGATTTCCTTTCTAATCTGCCCCTGAACTAATTAAGGCAGCTTGACTTGAAGATTAATTTAAATTCTAATGATCCATTGTAATAAGGCTGAATATCTATTTGGAGAATTTTAATGTGGCAAACTCAAACACATCAGTGTGAAATTTAATGGACCCAACAGTTTGATATAAAATAAAGTTGAAATGCATTCTGGTTCTTGAATAGCTTTGTATCTCATTTTTCCCACCATAAAGCAGCCAAGGCCATTTGAAGCTTCACAAGTGAGACCTGAAGGTCTCCTTGGGGAGCACCTGGGTGTCACTGCAGGTGCAGGCTCAGGCTGGGAAGGTGTGACACTCTGCTTTTTGAGAGGCTTGCCTTATTTGGGATTGGAAAGTGGAGCACCCTACTGATGTTTGGAGATCTCTGCCTAGGAATCAAATTTGTAGCCTTAAATTTCTGTCTTGAATGCAATAGGGATAAATTTGTTGAGTCACAAGGCAGCTACATGAAAGAGATCTGAATTGTTCCTGCATCTGAATGCCAGGTTTAGCCTCCCCTGAGCAATCTAAGAGAACAGAAACAATTAAAAAATGAATGGCACATCCTTTGTGAATAAAGGTAAATGCAGTAAGAATGCTGTTCTATTTTGTCTAATACATGGCTTAATTTTTACAAAGGGAATGATAGACAGACCAGCTTTGAGATGAAACCATAAGCCCTCAGATGAGAGCAAATTACTGGATTTAAGAAGATCAGGTGGAAACAGAGCAGAAAAGTAAAGGTAAGTTAAATGTTTAGGGGCAAATGGAAATGAGCCTAATTGCCATTATGCACCAatagccttttttccccccttttattttttttcccaaaggaaaGGTTTTGACCAAAGCATCCTGATGGAGGAGTGCTGTGGGTGACACAAGGGTGATCACTCTGCTAAATGCCATGGTCCAGATTATTTTTTCTGGAGATGCGTGATCCCAGGCAGCTCTGAGATTACACATTAATTGATGCTATTCCTTGTGTTATCATCCAGTAATTAAACTCCAAGTGTTGTTTCAACATAAAGGCCATATGGAAAACAGAACAACAGATGGAAAATATTTCAACTGTGTGCCATGGGAAGCAGGTCTGTTTAAGCCAAGAAAAcaaaggaataaagaaaaaaagtgaatAATGGCTGATGAGAGCTGGATGTAAAGTCAAAGACTTGGTAAAAGCTGAGAAGTAATTGTTAGGAAGCAGCAATTCCATGTAATGGAAACCACTGTAGGCCCTTGCAGTAACCTTGGAAAATTTATTGTGGTTTAGGAACTAAACTGATCTGGAGATTGGGACAATCAAGATAGTTCCTCTGTTACCTACCTTGATTTTAAAATCCTCACTTGCCCACAAAGCCTCTGAAGGCCTCTGTGTAATGGCCCTTTTTGTCCAATCCAAATTTGTTTTCTGATATTTAATTTGGATACTAACCCAGTTCTCATTTTCATTGAAACCAACAATTTCAGCTTAACCATTCATATTTTCACTGCAATTGACCATTTCTACTTAAGCCTCAAAACCCTTTGAGAGACTTTTTATCCTCTTTCTGCAGAGGGAGCAGTGAAACACTGCAGCCCAGATTTCTAATGTTCATTTGTAATCACATTAAAATGTGATTGCTGTAGTTTGATGATTGACAAATGGGAGTTATAaactagatttaaaaaaaatatataaactcTGTGTACAGTAGATCAAAATCTGGCTAGAAAGATTGAGGCCCTATAAGGATGAATGTTGCAATAAACAgtaagagaaaataaaattttgatATTGGATTGTATTAAAACATTTCACAGCTGAGTAATTTGAACACAGTTTAAATAAACAGAGGTTAAAATAATCCTCTTAAAAATAAAGCTCTTTGCCAAAATATTGCAGCTTCAGGGTTGGTAACTTTATTATTTCATGCTGCCACCTACTGCTTTGGAAATGGAATAGGAAAAAGTAATCAGTATTTTTTTATCAGTCTGATGAGCCTATATGCTCCTTTGTGGTGTTCTTAATGGGTGACATTATTTTTGAATGCTGAATGCTGTCCAGATCTTCAGTCTGCCATCCCTGCCTCTGTCCATTTTTACTTATGAAAGGATGTACCTTCCAAACATAAGGATGTTGTCACTTCAAAAACTGCCACAGGCTTTGGCCCAAGCAGTGTTATTCCTAAAATTATGGTAAAATATCAGTTAACACTAAATGTCATGTGCCTGCTCTGTTAAAAACCAACTCAAGTCACAGCTTCTGTAATTTTATGGTTATAAAGGAATACACTGTGATTATAAAAAAGTTTTTTTATGCTAAGGTGAAAGTAGTTCTTTAAGCTGGTTTAGAGGCTTGGGACTTTTGGCCATACCTGTTTACTCAAAATTGCACTTAATATACTtagaattaaaacaaaacaaaacccaaccataTTTTATATTTGCCATTTCTGCGTTTCCTAGCTGCAGATATGGACTGCTGAGAATCCTGACAAAAACAGTGTTAATTTCTCAGTGTTTTGAAGAAAATATTATATGCTTCCTGCATAAAGTAATTggataaaaagaaaaaggtttaAATACACAGTAGTGTTATCAGTAACTAGTACCAGACAAATAATACACAAAAGAAGTCAACAATATGCTATACTTTTAAGAGGAGGAGAACAACATATAGTGAGTAGAAACCCAATATTAAAGACCCATTAAAACAATCCACAGTCATAGTGGCAAAATATCCAGCTGAAATAATCCACAGTGTGTTGGTGGACATTACTTCATGTTCTGCATTGCTTTCATGCTTTGTATCTTCTTTTCTTCCAGTGCCTTCAGGATTTTATCTAAACAGGAATGAAACACGAATTGTCATTAATGATGTCATTAACAATTTACAGTACTTTTAAGTAAATCCAATAATGTATTAAGCAAACTAATAATCCTTACAATGCCTTGGCTAGCAAATACCTGAAAATTAGAGTTTCTCAAAATACTAGGTATTGAAAATGGAAAGTGGTGTGTACTGCTATAATGAAGGGGGAAATACATGCAAACTACCAAGTGGAATTTCTTTTGAGATCTTGCTTTGAATGCATGTATCTGATGGGCATTTCCCCTGTGTTCCTGTAACTCTTGCACTCCTGAAAGTTTCCTGTGACCTTGGAGGAAAAAATAAGCATGAAATCCTTACAGTGGTTGGCCTCCCTACCTGAAGTCTCAGTACCACCATCATCTGCTGAACTATTTTATTCCTTGCATTTTCTTCGTGGCCAGCAGGTTGCAAAATTAAAATGCCAAGCTCACTTATAATTTAATGGGAGGGTTTCTGTTTGGTTGGTGGTTTCTTTTGGTGTGGGTTGTTTTGACGTTTTTTGGGGGAGCCGggttttggtttggggatttttttatgcCTCCAATTATCCCTGGCCTGTATTTTACATCAAATCCTCAAAAAGTTAAAAACTTTTAAGACAGTGCCTTCCTCACTTCCTTTAACCAATGCCATTTCCAGAGTTTACTGCACCCTTTCAAACACCCATTCCTGACCCAGAAATAAAACCAAGGGGTTGAAGTTTTTTGGAGGGCAGGTGTGTTTTGGTTTGGAGACTTTTTTATGCCTCCAGCTATCCCTGGCCTTTATTTGACATCAAAGCTGATGCACAACTGCAGGGTCTCATTGCTACTCTATACATTCTGCATGTACCCACTCCCTCTCGCTTGACCGATGTCTGCATTGGTTTGTTTGACCTTGGAGGAAAAAACGAGCATGAAATCCTTACAGTTGTTGGCCTCCCCACCTGAACTCTCAGTACCACCATCATCTGCTGAACTATTTTATTCCTTGCATTTTCTTCATGGCCAGCAGGTTACAAAATTAAAATGCCAAGTTCACAGGAGGGTTTCTGTTTGGTTGGTGGTTTCTTTTGGTGTGGgttgttttgaggtttttgggggaGCCAGTTGTGTTTTGGTTCGGGGATTTTTTTATGCCTCCAACTATCCCTGGCCTTTATTTGACATCAAAGCTGATGCACAACTGCAGAGTCTCATTGCTACTCGATACATTTTGCATGTACCAACTCCCTCTCCTCTCGCTTGAGTGATGCCTGCACTGGTTTGTTTGTTGTAGTTTAACAACTTTGGGGGATTTGTGACTATGACAGTGACTACACCTGTACTTCGTGTGACTCCTTAGGTAATCCTAAATTTCTCAGACGATGGTAAGGATGATAGGGGATATAGGAAGGAGGATGACGGACATGGTGGTTAAGATGGCAATTACAATGCTGGTTGTCTGGTTAATGCGTCGTTGTTTTATGTGGTTTGTGGTGTGCGGGTGGAGTGCCCTCAGCCGGGTGCCCTGAGCGGTGACCGGGCTGACCCGGGACAATCAATGCCATTTGTCCCCGCAGTGCCGCCTCGCAGTGTCCCCGGGGTGGCTCTAGGGCGCTGCAGAGCAGAGATACCCCAAACTTGCCCCACGCTCTCATCCTGCTTTAGGGCTCCCTGCCAGGGGGACCCGCGGCCGGACTGCGGGGCCGGTGCACAACCGCAGGGTCTCGCTGCTACTCCATACATTTTGCACGTACCAACTCCCTCTCGCTTGAGTGATGCCTGCGTTGGTTTGTTTGCTGTCATTTAACGACTTTGGGGGTTTTGTGACTACGGGAGTGACTACTACACCTGTAGTTCGCGTGACTCCTCTAACCGTGCCCTCAGCCGGCTCCCCTGAGCGGTGACCGGGCTGACCCGGGACAATCAATGCCTTTTGTCCCCGCACGCACCTGCGCTGCCCCGGGCTGGCGCTGGGGCGCTGCGGGGCGGAGATACCCCAAACCCGCCCCACATCCATCCTGCCCTATTCCGGACTCCCTGCCGGGGTACCCGGGCTGTGcggggcggtgccggtgccgatgCCCGCAGCTCCTCCCGCACCGCTCCGCGCAGCccgggcgcggcgggcggcgcACGCACACTGCCTGGCATCGAAGCCGTCGCCGATGAGCGccgccagctccagctccttgagGCGGATGCCCAGCTCGCAcatctcctcctgcagctgcagctgcgccagctccgggGGCCGCCGCGCCGCCTCCCCGGCCcgcggcgctgcgggcgggcagcAGAGGCGCGGCGGCTCCGGCACCACGGGCGCGGGCAGCGCGGCGTAGCGGGGCGGCCCGGCCGCGGCCGGCAGCGGCTGCCACGGCCAGCACAGGGCGGCCAGCGGGGCCCAGGCGCCGCCCGCCGGCCGCGGCACCGGCTCGGTGCCGTGGAAGTGCGGGAAGTACAGCGGCGGCCACGACGGGCGCTGCACGGTCATGGCACAGCCGAGGCACTGCCGCTGCAGCCGGCCGTTGTCCCCGCGGCGCCCGGCACCGCCCGGCGAGACCGGCGGTTGTCCCCGAGGCTCCCCGGCACAGCCCCGCCGTTATCCCCGGGACAGCCCCGTGGGTATCCCCGAGCCTCCCCGGGACAGCCCCGCCGTTATCCCCGGGACAGTCCCCGCCGTTATCCccgtgtgaaaaacgccaatcactcgcttttaaaattttaaaagtgtaatagtaataaaatggttgtaaaaatagtaacacaattagagtaataacaatttggacaaactgaattaggacaatatgagagaataaatacaaagagttatggacgtccgggtacctttttctgggcagcacaagcccgaaaaaggacacccgttaacaaaggattaacccttaaaaccaataacctgttgcatattcatacatcccatccatgatgcataaattccattcaaacgcaggattctgtctggtcagcgtcagcttcttccttctaattcTAACAGCGCCTctaaggcgggaagaagttagtttcttctgataagaatgcaataaattccctttctctgaaagattcaggtgtcctgtggctgccatctcgctgcaagccctttctgttaaacaaagcatcctacatagcatcgtttctattttaaacaatttttatagtctaaaactatatttaacacagtacttaagagaatgaatacagaattgctttctaacacaacacatataattttaatatttgcgaaaagccgatcctaaaatacatgcatttttcacacccggCACAGCCCCGCGGGTGTCCCTGGGACAGTCTCCACCGTTGTCCCCGAGGCTCCCTGGTGTGAaacacaaagctgtgtttcgtgtcaggtatgTAATacatggtagggataattcatgctattaatgtatggtataaaagtattgtgaaatccaaaccatgTCTTTTGACTACCCCGGCCGGGAGCAGCCGATTGCATCTATCCAGACAGTCAGCGATGCCaccctgatacatctgaatacaggGCTTGACAACAGCAACACACCTGGACGAGGCTTTTGTCCACCTCTAAAGACGGTTCTAAAGACGAATTCTAATAAtgactgaggaaagtaaagcatggaagaaggcctttgaatctatcttttgtttgcaattagcCTTAGTTGATTTATATGAAGAACACCAAtcacttctttttaaaatttgaaaagtttagtagtaataaaatggttataaaaaagagtaataaaataggagtaataacaatttggacaaattgaa is drawn from Melospiza melodia melodia isolate bMelMel2 chromosome 6, bMelMel2.pri, whole genome shotgun sequence and contains these coding sequences:
- the C6H11orf91 gene encoding uncharacterized protein C11orf91 homolog, whose amino-acid sequence is MTVQRPSWPPLYFPHFHGTEPVPRPAGGAWAPLAALCWPWQPLPAAAGPPRYAALPAPVVPEPPRLCCPPAAPRAGEAARRPPELAQLQLQEEMCELGIRLKELELAALIGDGFDARQYKILKALEEKKIQSMKAMQNMK